One region of Eupeodes corollae chromosome 1, idEupCoro1.1, whole genome shotgun sequence genomic DNA includes:
- the LOC129943222 gene encoding mediator of RNA polymerase II transcription subunit 28, giving the protein MASSSNENGNLMDEFEEAFQSCLHALTKQESNTGNNKEEIELEVQKTTNKFIDVARQMEAFFLQKRFLVSTLKPDMLIKDENLELRNEIARKEALINKHYNRLEEWKNCLSDIQQQQGYNKTQIPGQGEIRPGQQMGYMNPMPPNMPVQMGMTQNQLQQQHMQSQLQQQQKMMQAQQMQQMQQNYGKMNKSMK; this is encoded by the coding sequence atggcatCATCATCGAATGAAAATGGCAATCTTATGGATGAATTTGAAGAAGCATTCCAATCCTGTCTGCATGCATTAACCAAACAAGAATCCAATACCGGCAATAATAAAGAAGAAATCGAGTTGGAAGTTCAAAAGACTACAAATAAATTCATCGATGTTGCCCGTCAAATGGAAGCATTCTTTCTACAAAAACGATTCCTAGTTTCGACTCTCAAACCCGATATGCTAATAAAAGATGAAAACTTAGAGCTACGTAATGAAATTGCACGCAAAGAAGCTCTAATAAACAAACATTACAATCGATTGGAGGAATGGAAGAATTGTTTGTCGGACATTCAACAACAACAGGGctataataaaacacaaattccaGGTCAGGGAGAAATTCGTCCTGGTCAGCAAATGGGCTACATGAATCCGATGCCACCAAATATGCCAGTTCAAATGGGAATGACACAAAATCAATTGCAACAACAGCATATGCAATCAcaactgcaacaacaacaaaaaatgatgcAAGCCCAGCAAATGCAACAAATGCAgcaaaactatggaaaaatgAATAAGTCTATGAAATGA
- the LOC129943219 gene encoding NAD(P)H-hydrate epimerase, with protein MLSIRNKLIKNIQTICSSNWASQNKMKFLNQTEATNIDLELFNEYKFSVDQLMELAGLSCAHAIAKCFPAESFKSVLVCCGPGNNGGDGLVCARHLFLMNFHPTIYYPKRTAKELYENLTHQCTRMGIEFIEECPSPQEASEKYNLLVDALFGFSFKPPVRESFVPILNVMTSKKVPIASIDIPSGWDVEKGKIDECSIEPHLLISLTAPKMCANHFNGEHHYLGGRFVPKPLQDKYKLDLPEYPGTETCVKL; from the exons ATGCTATCAATAAGAAACAAACTCATTAAAAACATCCag ACAATTTGTTCATCAAACTGGGcttcacaaaataaaatgaaatttcttaaTCAAACCGAAGCAACCAATATTGATTTGGAACTTTTCAATGAGTACAAATTCAGCGTTGATCAACTTATGGAATTAGCTGGCTTAAGCTGTGCTCATGCCATTGCTAAATGTTTTCCAGCAGAGAG TTTTAAGTCTGTCCTAGTTTGTTGTGGGCCCGGAAATAATGGTGGTGATGGTCTAGTTTGTGCTAGACACTTATTTCTAATGAATTTCCATCCAACAATTTACTATCCAAAGCGAACAGCCAAGGAATTGTATGAGAATCTAACTCATCAATGTACTCGTATGGGCATTGAATTCATCGAAGAATGTCCAAGTCCTCAAGAAGCttcagaaaaatacaatttactaGTTGATGCTTTGTTTGGATTTAGTTTTAAACCTCCGGTTAGGGAGAGTTTTGTGCCAATTCTAAATGTGATGACTTCCAAGAAGGTTCCTATTGcaag caTTGATATACCAAGCGGATGGGATGTTGAAAAGGGCAAGATCGATGAATGTTCAATTGAACCACATTTGCTGATATCGTTGACGGCTCCCAAAATGTGTGCTAATCATTTCAATGGGGAGCATCATTATTTAGGAGGACGTTTTGTACCAAAACCTTTGCAGGATAAATATAAACTTGATTTACCTGAGTATCCTGGAACGGAAACTTgtgttaaactttaa